One Solea senegalensis isolate Sse05_10M linkage group LG13, IFAPA_SoseM_1, whole genome shotgun sequence DNA segment encodes these proteins:
- the LOC122779332 gene encoding endonuclease domain-containing 1 protein isoform X2 has product MGTPPRGISDMRLKKICQRYADKPRYVTLYDPHKRIPVYSAYTFKKTEGDRRVDYPWMYEPQLAEIDGNGNMLPFPTGYLHMKFEDSQAVLDDYSDVVLYERGHLNPDQHQSTPHDRAATYTLTNVVPQIRQFNIGPWREYEERIRVRLNNFCRGTAYIVTGVTTRGNMIRRNNQDRVAIPEDVWSAYCCTEYDRNAPHVVRIRFPSHAALAKNSKESNSVHEMTVQELEFYLKNHMDVDQNLQLFYDNCISPSPLPLYLQHTI; this is encoded by the exons ATGGGGACACCACCGCGGGGCATCAGTGACATGAGGCTGAAGAAGATCTGCCAAAGATACGCAGACAAACCTCGCTATGTGACCCTGTACGACCCTCACAAGAGGATTCCAGTTTACTCAGCGTATACCTTCAAGAAAACGGAAGGAGACAGACGTGTGGACTACCCTTGGATGTATGAGCCACAG CTGGCAGAAATCGATGGCAATGGAAACATGCTGCCTTTCCCCACCGGCTACCTGCACATGAAGTTTGAGGACAGCCAGGCCGTCCTGGACGACTATTCTGACGTGGTTCTCTACGAGAGAGGTCACCTGAACCCAGACCAACACCAGTCCACTCCACATGACCGGGCTGCCACTTATACCCTGACTAACGTTGTCCCACAGATAAGGCAGTTCAACATTGGCCCCTGGCGCGAGTATGAGGAGCGGATCAGGGTCCGTCTCAACAACTTCTGCCGCGGAACTGCCTACATCGTCACCGGCGTGACCACCAGGGGCAACATGATCCGTCGCAACAACCAGGACCGCGTGGCCATCCCCGAGGATGTGTGGTCCGCCTACTGCTGCACTGAGTATGACCGCAACGCACCCCACGTTGTTCGCATTCGTTTCCCTTCCCACGCAGCATTGGCCAAAAATAGCAAAGAGAGCAACAGTGTCCATGAAATGACGGTCCAGGAATTGGAGTTCTATCTGAAAAACCACATGGATGTCGACCAGAACCTGCAGCTCTTTTATGACAACTGCATCTCTCCTTCGCCACTTCCTCTTTACTTGCAACACACCATCTAA
- the LOC122779332 gene encoding endonuclease domain-containing 1 protein isoform X1, which yields MSSTMTMLTPFAFAFLINSFLPPVLPSVVQDFNHVERCKDSLYMGTPPRGISDMRLKKICQRYADKPRYVTLYDPHKRIPVYSAYTFKKTEGDRRVDYPWMYEPQLAEIDGNGNMLPFPTGYLHMKFEDSQAVLDDYSDVVLYERGHLNPDQHQSTPHDRAATYTLTNVVPQIRQFNIGPWREYEERIRVRLNNFCRGTAYIVTGVTTRGNMIRRNNQDRVAIPEDVWSAYCCTEYDRNAPHVVRIRFPSHAALAKNSKESNSVHEMTVQELEFYLKNHMDVDQNLQLFYDNCISPSPLPLYLQHTI from the exons ATGTCATCGACCATGACGATGTTAACGCCGTTCGCTTTTGCTTTTCTCATCAACAGTTTTTTGCCTCCAGTGTTGCCATCGGTCGTGCAAGATTTTAACCACGTGGAGAGATGCAAGGACTCCCTGTACATGGGGACACCACCGCGGGGCATCAGTGACATGAGGCTGAAGAAGATCTGCCAAAGATACGCAGACAAACCTCGCTATGTGACCCTGTACGACCCTCACAAGAGGATTCCAGTTTACTCAGCGTATACCTTCAAGAAAACGGAAGGAGACAGACGTGTGGACTACCCTTGGATGTATGAGCCACAG CTGGCAGAAATCGATGGCAATGGAAACATGCTGCCTTTCCCCACCGGCTACCTGCACATGAAGTTTGAGGACAGCCAGGCCGTCCTGGACGACTATTCTGACGTGGTTCTCTACGAGAGAGGTCACCTGAACCCAGACCAACACCAGTCCACTCCACATGACCGGGCTGCCACTTATACCCTGACTAACGTTGTCCCACAGATAAGGCAGTTCAACATTGGCCCCTGGCGCGAGTATGAGGAGCGGATCAGGGTCCGTCTCAACAACTTCTGCCGCGGAACTGCCTACATCGTCACCGGCGTGACCACCAGGGGCAACATGATCCGTCGCAACAACCAGGACCGCGTGGCCATCCCCGAGGATGTGTGGTCCGCCTACTGCTGCACTGAGTATGACCGCAACGCACCCCACGTTGTTCGCATTCGTTTCCCTTCCCACGCAGCATTGGCCAAAAATAGCAAAGAGAGCAACAGTGTCCATGAAATGACGGTCCAGGAATTGGAGTTCTATCTGAAAAACCACATGGATGTCGACCAGAACCTGCAGCTCTTTTATGACAACTGCATCTCTCCTTCGCCACTTCCTCTTTACTTGCAACACACCATCTAA